The following is a genomic window from Solanum stenotomum isolate F172 chromosome 4, ASM1918654v1, whole genome shotgun sequence.
CTACTTTGGAACATTTTATAATGTGGCATAGATTGATAATTgagatcataaatttaaaaataataaaatttaatttaatataatactaatatcaatatcataaagatatatatatatatatatatatatatatatatatcatttaaaaaatatataaaaagtattataaattgtaataattaaccgctttatttttttaaaatcatataactaatctgatttacactccaaaattcataggtgtcacataatttagacattaattcttcattactcaatatatgtaattatatcaatgacatataaattgaaataaaaaaattacatattttatttgaaaatcacataatagtactataaggtataataattaacaacttaacatattttaaaattttagttgactCTCCAAATTCCATATGTCTCATGTAATTGAGAcagagaaaaacatatattggtttaaaattaataaaaatattataaattataataattaacaacttaaaatttataaaaaaaatcctttaaaaaaatttagttggctctccaaattcaatcggtattacaataattaaaacatagaaattaacATAGATTGGACTCCTGCTNagtattataaattataataattaatagcttaaaatatttgaaaacatataaaaagtttttgttaactttcaaaatttcatctatactacataaattgggagaaatatagatatatagatattttaagttgctaattattgtgagttatagtacgttttatgtcattttcatatatattacttgctttgtcctaatttatgtgatacaaatgaaatttcaaaagtcaatgaattttttataagtttttttttaaattaacttgttgtttattgtgatttataatatatttacgtaaaacatactctaaataaaaataattagtaacttaaaatatataaaaacatactaaaaaattgattaacttcaaagttcatatgtaccacataaattaaaatagaaacagtaacatatattgggccccgtgctggcacggggtcccaTATCTAGTAAAAGAAGAAGCAAAGGTTACCAGTAAAGCCCAACAAATTGTGCACTACTATTGTATTCCTTTTGTCCAtatttatttgtctattttttatttgacacacctattaagaaaataataattggtataatgagtttaccattttatctctattaattaatagaattccgaaatcaatttactcattaaaTAGGTTCTCCCTTTTTCAAAAACAAGAACtcataaattgagggtataataagtaaaacaatatttttttccttgatttgtcaaaaaggGACAAGTAAAAAGAAACAGATAGAAGTATGAAAGAAAGAATAGTTATTGTGGGATAATTAAGATTTCTCCATCGTTATCAAAGTCTCGAAAGTAAGTTCATATgtacagaaaaaaaaatatcataaacgTCAGCCTTACAAATAAGCCAGATAATTTCCGATTCAATTTTAAACAAAcgtaatataaatataaaacatcgagtgaaaaacaaaacaaaatttagcTTTATTACTTCAAGTCACGTTATACATGTGGAGTTGCACGTTAAATTCACTTCCTCCAAAGTCTCAACCAATTACTCAAAGTGCAACAAATAACTAGCCAAGTGTACTCTTTCTATTCTTCTACcttaccaaaaatttaaaaaaaatctactttCCAATAGTTAATTAGTAAATGATCTtcgttttattatttttatattttatttataaattttatagatTATAAATTTGAGTCTATCATTCTATTGTTGTTTGgataattaacttttttaagaattatatttgtacacttttttaaaaataaagacaaaaatttAAGCAAATAGACGGAAAAgttttatttgtataaattgtatTCAATATTTATGAGTCCGACTAATTCAGACTTTGATcaagaataattagtttttaagaagaaaaaaaagctCTCTATCAAAAAGATTTTTGTTATCATgacttgaattaaaaaaaaattagtaaggACGAAGGGGTCCAACCAGGAGCAAGTCTACCCTGATTGAGATTTTATCAAAGATTTCAAATAGTTTTACTTTATTTGGAATTTATTAGCTAAAATTGAAGATGAAAGTTGCATTTGattatattcatttttcaagGTTCTAAAATTGCAATCTCTTTTGGGGGTCATGAATCTCCTAAAGGAATAGGAGAGAGCACTTCATTTGAAATTTATCGTGATGGATGTGTCAGGATAATAAGtgtatttattactccctctgtcccaatttatatgattcactttcctttttagtcagtcccaaaaagaatgacacatttctatatttagtaacaatttaactataaaatgtctattttacccttaatgaaatgatttacagccacacaaatttctatcattcattttggaccacaagttttaaaagtctttctttctttcttaaactccgtgccgatTCAAACtatatcacataaaatgggacggagagagtactttttttttaaaaaaaaatgttggtaAATTTTGTctgaggttttttttttttttttttttggtttttgagcaaaaaaaataaaagggaacTTGAGTGAAGGACACACtgtattttaaactaattttaacCAATTTTTTTAGGGGAAAAAAACTTACTTGTACAgagtattttttataaatatataatgtgTTTGTATAATAGTTTTGATGGATActccttttgtttcattttaattgttaccTTGAGTAGACATTTGCCTAGAATTTGTAACTCATAAGTTTAAAACTTTATTCATAAGTGATCGATACTCCTTTTGTTCCAAATTatgatttcatttattttgttaaatataaaattttatttataagttaatatcttatattaaaaaattattataaattttgtgaaaAAGAGATTTATATTCTAtgtgaataaattatttataccgCGTGAAAgcattatattaaagaataactAGTTATTACTGTTATTGACCTTTTGAATCAGTAAATATTTGTAGAGTTATATGTTTTCGAAAACTTATACTACATGGTCACAaacatttaattataaaaagaaaattaagataCTAATGTGACACCTCATGATTTATTCATACCTTGTTTATGAATATTATGTTTTGCTCACTTAATAACATAATAAGGTGAAGTGCGATTGACGTGTATTAAGTTTGAGTCAGATTAATAAGCTTGTTAACTGTCTATTTCATCAACTCTGAaggttggaaagaagactctaTTGAGAGAGCAGTAAAAAAACGTTTAACTGCTAAAATGTCCTTCaacaacaagattcaataacatCCTTTCTTCTTATTCCATAAAAATTAGTTGCTGACTCAACCGCCCCTTGGGTCACttatttttatcattgtttTTAGCATCGGTAATTGAAAAAGAGAGCCTAAATAAGCAAGTTTTAATAGTTTTCATAAATTGTGAGATATTTTATAGAGTACATTTTTTATCacaccttttttattttgttatcgACAATTGAATTTacaacaacaatttaaattttaatattatttatttattgggaAAGAACTTCAATTTACATGAGACTACATGCCTAgattaaaattttatcaaaactaacagttttattaaaatataaataaacatatcaTGCCAACCgcctttttcaaaataattttttaaatatatacatattacaTACCAATTAATACTATCTCGTATTCCAAGTATTAACTTTGCTTATATTGTAATCTTTCTTGCAATTATTGTGGCGTCATATTATATCTATATTACTccatgacttatgagcactttTCTTCCTCTTGCAAACTAATACtaatagaataaataaatttatttatttttgtttttcactCGATATTCAATATCTTCATTAAAATTTGGATTTGCGTTGAAAAGTTCCACATTGTTAGACATTTGATAGAGTTGTAAGTACTCCTTCGTTCCTTACCATAGATCTCGAGATTGAAGTCAAAGTCCGCTAGATACAGAATCACCCCAGTGTGGAATTTTTCGACATAAATTATGTATTCTTTTAACCCCTCCCTAGGATGACTCCCACCCTTGATGCTCCTTTGATGACTTGAACCCACAACCTTAAAATTGGAGATAGAGATGGATGACTCGAATTCATAACCTCAAAATTGAAGATAAAGGTATTTACCATTTGAACAACTCTCTCACGTAGATTTATGTTAGATACTCCTGACataatttgttttctttgactttttttcctctcttttcatcctagaaaatgcaaaaaaaaattgttttgtgtATTAAGCTAAAATTTGATTATCACTTTGATTTTTATAAATCGACAAAATTGCAATATAAAAGGAGATTATGTGGAGCATAAGTTTGTACTATTTTGCCAAACTTTTATTATTCGTTTAATTATTTTGTGAGATTGACAAAAATAGAACTTTCTCACTTTACTATAGTTAACTTTTACTTAATGAGTTTGCATTATCAAAATGAAATAAGCATTTCACcttttttgagtaataattcATTTATTCTTTCCATTTGATACTATACCCATAAACATAAAtgataaatagaaaataaacaccaaataaaataataaagattcaaattcaacaatttattAACTTGCGCATTTATTTATTACACAATTCATTCCGTCTCAGCAAACTTTTCAGTTATTGtgttgtaaataaaaaaaaaattagtgaaaataatttattcgTCTATTAAAACTCTCGATTCGCGAAAAAGTCTAACATGGTTAGTTGCCCATGCCAAACTTGGAACTATAATTATTACAAGTACTCCTAGAAGCAACTAAGATTTGATATCAGAATTAGGATTTAAATTTGTAAGTTAGTGGtccatattattattaattgcaTTCACAAATTCTTTACAGTAATGAGTGCAAACATTGTACtataataaagatatatttcattttagaaaattattaatCCATGCATTAATTCAAATCTAAAGTGGCCACACATTGTAAAATTAGTTACAAACTTGTCACTAATATATTGCTAAATTATACAGAGTTAACATAATTTCATAATAATTTATCCTAAACAGAATTAGCGGTGAAATAGAAATTATGTCTCTATTGGCgtaagttttgagaaagtaaattATGCCTCGTGGATTATGAATTTCGTAAGGTAtactattttgaaattaaacttATGTCTTAATAACTAAGTTATTCTTTGCGAGTTTCTTTTATCTTGTAAAATATAACTTGTgccttttgattttttattttttttaatatcaacaaatatttccaatcattttaaattattttaagtgctagaaaataaaaataaaaataactaatttgaaggacaaaaattaaaaactacCTCAAAATAGGGGTATACACGTGAATGGTCCGTTGAAGCACTTTTTCAAAATGGAAATTCAACTCCAAAATGAATTTAACGAAAAGACTTAAATAtgctatcaatttttttttaaaagttcatAGATATGATCGGTTAAAAGTTCGGCTCATTTGTGccatttttatttgagaaaagactTATTCATGCCATTATTTATTGATTGAAACACATATCAGTCGAACATTTGATAAACGACATAGAtgagtcatttctcaaagttcgatagcatatttgagttttttccttttttttaaaaaaaataagacctGATCTTCATTGACCATgtgcaaaaatataattttgcaaaatcaaaattgttttgaattaacaaataatgacattGATAAAcgtttttctcaaataaaaaatgacataactgagtctttttccaaaattcaatgacatatttgagttttttaaaTTTACAAGCAAacactaattttgaaattaaatagggaattattttctcttctcaaATTCGAGTAGGCGTATAAAATCACTTTACCACGAAACACTTTACCTCTTTCAACATGAGACTTTTCCtattaaaaatctattttaatataaatatctaaCATCATACAAAATACTGGTCCTAGCCATTTAATCaatttgacccaaaaaataAACTTGGTTTTCTCAACCAATATACTATTACAATATTACCCCTAAAACATGACTAAATCCAAATTTTAGtgccaaaaaattaaattgtttttttagtaTATAGTATTAATATAATCAAGAATGAATTAATTACCAAGTCAAAGAAACAAAATGAGATTCAGTTTCACCTTCCTTAACAATCTTACACATAAGCATATAAACTCTCTCCACTCTTTCTTCTTTGTCCTGTAACGCCTCCTCTTTCTCCTCCtaaatttctctctttttcccCCAAATTCCCATTTCATTGATCCAAAAAGAATTGTGGgtgtttcttgattttgctTGATTTTGAGTTGTTGAGTTGAAAAAATGGGAAAAGGTGGAAACTTGAGTGAAGGGGTTGTGAAAAAAATCTTGCTTTCATACACTTATGTTGCAATTTGGATCTTCCTTTCTTTTACTGTGATTGTGTACAACAAGTATATCTTGGATCGTAAGTTGTACAATTGGCCTTACCCAATTTCACTAACAATTATTCATATGGCTTTTTGTTCTTCATTGGCTTATCTTCTTGTTCGTGTGTTTAAAGTTGTTGAGCCTGTGACAATGACAATGGATCTTTATTGCAAATCTGTGGTACCCATTGGTTTGCTTTATGCATTTTCACTATGGTTATCGAATTCTGCTTATATATATCTGTCTGTCTCTTTTATTCAAATGCTTAAAGCTTTGATGCCTGTTGCTGTGTATTCAATTGGGGTTATGCTTAAGAAAGATACATTTAAATCTGATACAATGGGGAATATGGTGTCGATTTCGATTGGGGTTGCTATTGCTGCTTATGGAGAAGCTAAATTTGATACATGGGGTGTTATGTTACAGTTAGGTGCTGTAGCTTTTGAGGCTACAAGATTGGTTATGATTCAGATACTGTTGACATCAAAGGGTATTACGTTTAATCCGATTACTTCGTTGTATTACGTTGCGCCTTGCTGTTTGGTTTTTTTGTTCATTCCATGGATTTTTGTGGAATATCCATTGTTGAAGGATACATCTAGTTTCCATTTTGATTGGGTGATCTTTGGTACTAATTCGTTCTGCGCGTTTGCTCTGAATCTTGCTGTGTTTTTGCTTGTGGGGAAGACATCTGCTTTGACTATGAATGTTGCTGGTGTGGTTAAGGATTGGTTGTTGATTGCCTTTTCGTGGTCCGTGATTAAGGACACTGTCACTCCTGTGAATTTGGTTGGATATGGATTGGCTTTCTTAGGTGTGGCGTATTACAACCACGCCAAATTGCAGGCTCTTAAGGCGAATGAAGCACAGAAGAAGGCTTCACAGGCTGCTGATGAGGAGGCTGGAAGATTGTTGGAGGAAAGAGAAGGGGAGAATGGTGCTAAGAAGAATGAGTCTCAGGGTTGAGTTTACTTCGTATTATCCTTAGGTAGGATGACATTGAGAGGTGAAACCTGAAGATCAGACTATAACGTCCTTGTGTGGATGATTTAGGTTCTGTTTTTTAGGTATAAACCGTTTACATTATCTGTTTTGAGGATCTTATAATAGTTTTATTGCTCGTATTACCTTACCAGATCGTGCGTGTACTTGAGCATGACTCGAGgcaatttatgtttattttgaCAGAATAGTAATACTAGAAGAGCTTTTACCGATGAAAGTAACTGATGCTCAGCTAAATATGTCTTTGTTTCCCTTTTCTTGGAATACTTTATTTGTCTTTAACTTCATTGCCTTAGGAGTTCAGCAAATGCAGCTGTTGTTTAAAGCTTTCCCTTTGAAGTGTTCAACATGTTAAAGTATCGATAGACATGTAGCAACCGATGATGTTGGTTATCTTCGACATGTTCAAATAGTTGACCTGAAATTTGGTAAGATCCAGTCTTGTTGATGTAACTATATTGAATAAACCATATTGTTGTACATGGTTTTCTTTGGTGTTTTCTTTGAGTCAGAGAAGATATCTATTTGTTTGGTATAGATGACATAATTCATATGAGTCCAACATGATACTTTCTGCAGTCCACTTAGCCGGGCCATCCTTTAGAAAGGATGCTTGGTTACTCTTTCGCGCTGTTTATTTAGCTTGAATACAAGTTAATGCTGCCAATTTTTCCGAGTTTGATCCCTGAGAAATGTTTGTCGAATTTTTCTCCTAAAGTCTGCCTCATTGGTTGATGATAGAGTAGGCTTGAATTTCTGGACTTAGAAGCAACTCTTTCAGGAAAGTCAGTTCTAGTAATGAAGTGATGAGAAATGGCAGTATATGCTTTTCTGAGCAATGTTATTGTGTAGGATATTGGTTGAAGATGGGAGATAAAGGAACTAGAGCTACTAATAAGTCATTGTAAActaccaacaacaacaataacaacatacttGGTGCAATCACACAAGTAGGGTATGAGAAGGGTAGGATATTCACAAACCTTACTCCTACCTTTGTGGggttagagagattgtttccgatagaccttCGGCTCAGAAACACgattataagaaaataagacagcaaaaacaaaatacaaagcCAATGGAGCAACAAATAGTAATATACAATGAAGAACAAAGaaactatgtgattcctaaataatattagaaataaGGAGAAACAAAAAGGTTAGCCCCTGCCTCTTCCACATAAAGTGCGACAACACCCGGCTACCTACTAATCTTCGACCCCACTAAGCCGAAGTTGTTGTATGTCTTATCTAATCACTTCTCCCCAATTCTTCTTCAGCCTACACCTACCCCTCCTAACTTTTATTACATCCAAACTTTCACACCTTCTTACTGGCATATCCACACACCTCCTCTTCACATAATTTGAACCATCTCAATCTCATCTTGTCTGCCTCGGAGGTCACCCCCTCGAGCAAACTACCCTTGAGTCATAATTTGTAGCACTCAAATTAGTGTAAGAAGTAAAAGGTTATGACAACAATGAAAGATgtgaaatttcctaaagttGAGGCACCTTTGTAATGTTTACTCAAAGGTTGCATTTCATTACTTCAGTCTACAGCCTTGACTAGCAAAAAGTTTGTGGTAGGACTAGGTACAGTTCTCTAAAGTCAGATTATATTAGTTTGTGATTACAGGATATATTATGTTGTGTTTACTGTTTTCATGTcgaataatttgaaattgaggcataattataattattgttgttgCCTCCTCGAGCGTCAACCCCATGGTCATACGTACACCAATCATGTTATTAGTGTTTAAGAAAAGGACATTGGGCTCGCAATTAAGCTATCTTATGAGGTAATAGACAGTAATCCATTCCCTCAACCAATTTGAGTCTGTAACATCCTCTGGCGCACAAGCCTGAATAGTTGGAGGGCGGACTATATAACCTAGGGGCTAACATTGGGTTAGCTCATAAGGTGATGATCATGTCTTATTCTGATCCAAGAACAAGAACATCTGTGACTCTGATACCGTGTATTCCAACAATGTATGCGTTTTTTAATTTGGGTGGTTTttttaaggcataatacatatattggaccctaaatttggcttcaaattttaattttgacctccaactttcatagtgcacaaacagacacttcaactatccaaccttttaataaataaacatgcGAATCCTACTTGGCAAAACGTGTGATGTGCATGTATTCTGCGCGAGTTAGGAGTAATTTTCGAGTCccacaacaataaaaaaatgctgaaatgacaactctacccTCGGATTCCGGCCAATCTccggcaacccaaaaccctgttcattttcttctttttcaggcAAAACGCCACCACCAAATGACCCCCAAACAAGTACCTCCAACCTAGCCgttctccttcttcctccacACCGGAGCACAACCCATGAAGCGAACGAGCTTTGAGCTCGCTAAATCCACCAAATACCCGATCCCAAACCCATCAGATCCGCCATCTTCGGCGAGAATCATCACGAAACAACACTGCTGCAACCAACAACTCGAACCAGACACAAAATAGCAACCAAATGACCCCCCAAACCCCATGAAAACAGACCCAACAACCACAAACACCTAAACCAAGAAGCCAGCTATCAACAAACCTCTAAGCTTCGTCAAACAATGAGCTCCAAGCTCTAAAAACCATTAGGAGgaattaattttgattcttgtatataaattaaaattaattttgattttttttagttctaaaatgacgtgtaaaatatttaattagttggcaactattgagtggctcactaatacacgtTGGAGCGTTTGCATTTCACACTCTTTGGCTGCAAAAAttgcgtgtttatttatttaaaagttggaTAATTAAAGTGcatgtttgtgcactatgaaagttgaaggtcaaagttaaaatttgaagtcaagtttagggtccaatatatgtattatgcctttttttaATTACACAGATGACTTTTAGAATTTTGGCCTTTAAAAAAATGATCTAACTAATGATGTGACCAAATCATAATTGACCACGTGTAAAAAGTAGTTGTGcataattgaagttaaaaaataatggtatGGGTGaaccttttctcaaaattcgatgacatatttgagtcattttccttatatttttcaCACTGTCAATACACATACACAAACTCCCCTTAGTTTTAACAATAAAGACATAATATTTGATGTATAAGTTAGGTGTAGACCACAAAATTTAAATCCTACCTTTTGTCGTTAACAAATAGAGATGGCTAATAGAGCGAAACTGTTGTAAAGCAAATCTGCGTAAACCCACAAAACTTTTAGTCTGCCGTGCTTCGCATGAATCCGTCCTACATAAATTCGCTCCCGCATAATTTGCTTTAGTTagttgatattattatttattattattacaaaaaCCTAACACTTGTAGCTTAAAAACTTGACAAAATTTCTCATAGCACAAAGTCAAATCTGACCTGTTGTCATCCCTACGAACAGAATTGTATATTTATGTTGGGAGTTAGGTAAAGGACGAGTCCATATTTCATATAATTCCGAACTTATGTGCTAATAAGagttaatatatacaataacacaccaatattttttttgagcaactttcacgtataacaaacataaaaaatatatttatatgttataactatagtttgtataattgcatttcataacaaattttatgtttgctatggagcttttgatttgtataattcgttagAAACATctgattttatacaaattgttcagttttgtataaattcatttatacattgtaatttgtataataagatctgtatttatataattataagtgtataggatgaaaatatatgtatttgtatttatatatatacacttttctctcgctttatacaaacacaaacacattttatacatttataccgaaatgtataaaatgactaattgtatatcgaaaatgactaattgtatacagaatcagatgacaaaaaatgggatgtttgctgcgaattacaattaaaataaactagggaaaatgcataagtacccccccagcctatacccgaaatcccagagacacacctaacctttactaaggtcctattacccccccgaacttattttttaattaattgtttaccACTTTTCGGCTTACGTGGCAATATAAACCAAATAGGTTGAAAACTTTGTTCAACACGCGCCGGGCCccactttttcaactttttaaaaagtagtttttacacttcccaaaattcaaaaaagctatcctattatttataatatactttgttaatatatttttagttagtttatagatttcaatgtttatatattttatttcaaatttgggcatgtaaaattttgtaaatattatatatataattttattttatttatagataaaattttttatttataatctactttgttaatatatttttagttagtttatagttttcaatgtttatatattttattttaaatttgggcttgtaaaattttgtaaatattatatatataattttattttatttatagataaaaaaatattacttataatctactttgtaaatatatttttagttagtttatagctttcaatgtttatatattttatttcaaatttgggcttgtaaaattttgtaaNNNNNNNNNNNNNNNNNNNNNNNNNNNNNNNNNNNNNNNNNNNNNNNNNNNNNNNNNNNNNNNNNNNNNNNNNNNNNNNNNNNNNNNNNNNNNNNNNNNNNNNNNNNNNNNNNNNNNNNNNNNNNNNNNNNNNNNNNNNNNNNN
Proteins encoded in this region:
- the LOC125862587 gene encoding probable sugar phosphate/phosphate translocator At4g32390; this translates as MGKGGNLSEGVVKKILLSYTYVAIWIFLSFTVIVYNKYILDRKLYNWPYPISLTIIHMAFCSSLAYLLVRVFKVVEPVTMTMDLYCKSVVPIGLLYAFSLWLSNSAYIYLSVSFIQMLKALMPVAVYSIGVMLKKDTFKSDTMGNMVSISIGVAIAAYGEAKFDTWGVMLQLGAVAFEATRLVMIQILLTSKGITFNPITSLYYVAPCCLVFLFIPWIFVEYPLLKDTSSFHFDWVIFGTNSFCAFALNLAVFLLVGKTSALTMNVAGVVKDWLLIAFSWSVIKDTVTPVNLVGYGLAFLGVAYYNHAKLQALKANEAQKKASQAADEEAGRLLEEREGENGAKKNESQG